A single region of the Candidatus Omnitrophota bacterium genome encodes:
- a CDS encoding DUF819 family protein — MAIVTLLGLVGIVLILQRHPATHRLFKWLPTPLWCYALPMMATTLGWLPRHHPSYPLLTTLVLPFALGLLLLGVDVPAIARVGWRAVAATLLGSVSIVLGAPLMGWLLRAHLPAGAWTGVGTLAATWTGGSMNLLAVRTIVGTPEAIFTVLIIVDALIAYSWMIVLMAASGLQQPLDRWLRAAQATSSESLPLAGPPSRMWPAPPAAIIVAIGLTTSAILVGRMLPTTQMISSASGWVVLLVTTFALGASFIAPIRRLGPAATSVGMPCLYLVLAGMGAQASLLALWAAPIWVAFGVGVAMFHGVVMLLGGWLLRIPLGVLATASQANLGGVASTPIVGAVYRQELAAVGLLLAVGLNGIGTYLGLCSAWLARLLLR, encoded by the coding sequence ATGGCAATAGTGACCCTCCTTGGTTTGGTGGGAATAGTCCTCATCCTTCAGCGCCATCCCGCCACACATCGCCTCTTCAAGTGGCTGCCGACTCCGCTGTGGTGCTATGCCCTGCCGATGATGGCGACGACGCTCGGATGGCTGCCACGGCACCATCCTTCCTATCCGCTCTTGACCACGCTCGTGTTGCCGTTTGCGCTGGGATTGCTGCTGCTAGGCGTTGATGTCCCGGCGATCGCGCGCGTGGGCTGGCGGGCGGTCGCGGCGACGCTCCTCGGCAGTGTGAGTATCGTCCTGGGTGCGCCGCTGATGGGATGGCTCCTGCGCGCGCATCTGCCGGCTGGCGCATGGACTGGGGTGGGGACGCTCGCGGCGACGTGGACCGGCGGCAGCATGAACCTCTTGGCGGTGCGCACGATTGTCGGCACGCCTGAGGCGATCTTCACGGTCCTCATCATCGTCGATGCGCTCATCGCCTACAGCTGGATGATCGTGCTGATGGCCGCCAGCGGTCTTCAGCAGCCGCTGGATCGTTGGTTGCGGGCCGCGCAGGCCACGTCCTCGGAGTCCCTCCCTCTCGCCGGGCCTCCCTCTCGGATGTGGCCTGCACCTCCCGCGGCAATCATCGTCGCAATCGGGCTGACAACATCCGCGATTCTGGTTGGACGGATGCTCCCCACGACTCAGATGATTAGCTCCGCCAGCGGCTGGGTGGTATTGCTGGTGACGACGTTTGCGCTGGGCGCCTCATTCATTGCACCGATTCGACGGTTAGGCCCCGCAGCGACCTCGGTGGGCATGCCGTGTTTGTATCTAGTACTCGCCGGCATGGGAGCGCAAGCCAGCCTCTTGGCGCTGTGGGCGGCGCCGATCTGGGTCGCGTTTGGCGTCGGTGTCGCGATGTTTCACGGGGTGGTCATGCTGCTGGGCGGATGGCTGCTGCGGATTCCGCTGGGCGTGCTGGCAACGGCCAGCCAAGCGAACTTAGGGGGAGTGGCGTCCACCCCGATCGTGGGCGCGGTGTATCGTCAGGAATTGGCCGCCGTGGGGTTGTTGCTGGCGGTGGGGCTCAATGGGATCGGCACGTATCTCGGCCTCTGCTCCGCCTGGCTCGCCCGCCTTCTTCTAAGGTAG
- the lexA gene encoding transcriptional repressor LexA, whose protein sequence is MAKQLTKRQHTVLETIRGWIRQRGYPPTIREIGKSMGIKSLRGVTTHLDAIAKKGFLKREPRARSISLLDIVAPFEQALWVPIVGRVRAGEPVLAQQNVEGHLVVDGSWIGKTTTAAAEAPAHFALKVKGDSMINAGILEGDFVIVRQQPTVDNGEIAVALLGDEATVKRFFKEDDQIRLQPEHPSMEPILVTKQQPLSILGKVVGVFRHLP, encoded by the coding sequence ATGGCAAAGCAACTCACCAAGCGACAACATACGGTGCTGGAGACGATCCGCGGCTGGATCAGGCAGCGGGGCTATCCGCCGACGATCCGTGAGATCGGCAAGTCGATGGGGATTAAGAGCCTGCGCGGCGTGACCACGCACCTTGATGCCATTGCGAAAAAAGGATTTTTGAAACGCGAACCGCGCGCGCGCAGCATCAGCTTGCTGGATATCGTGGCACCCTTTGAACAAGCCCTCTGGGTGCCGATCGTCGGGCGCGTGCGGGCGGGTGAACCCGTCTTAGCCCAGCAGAACGTGGAAGGCCATCTGGTGGTCGACGGCAGCTGGATCGGGAAGACGACGACCGCGGCTGCTGAAGCGCCGGCGCATTTTGCCCTGAAGGTCAAGGGCGACAGCATGATTAACGCCGGGATTTTGGAGGGAGATTTTGTGATCGTGCGCCAGCAGCCGACGGTGGACAATGGCGAAATCGCCGTCGCCCTCTTAGGCGATGAGGCGACGGTCAAGCGGTTCTTTAAAGAAGACGATCAGATTCGGCTGCAGCCGGAGCATCCCAGCATGGAGCCGATCCTCGTGACGAAGCAGCAGCCGCTCTCGATCCTCGGCAAAGTCGTCGGCGTCTTCCGGCATCTACCTTAG
- a CDS encoding PDZ domain-containing protein gives MEQIWWRFMRATVSIPLLTLSLSHCLTSEAGQLPSVFRGVVVADSPVGVRVVSVDENSQAALADVRPDDIIVRVDDQELHSIDDFAAVSTRMKGRTTKAAVLVFRNGQPVMLSLHLFSYPILNAWGIDVLPDHDIRFAEPRVGFEYWQRLGNGFEVAGDAEKALFAYGNALHNVPTDTATAIRMSQLFCQVSERQFQRRRLREATGSLRNAVTLMQKLFEAALSDEQLAAMRDQLRSVVGTLKGLEI, from the coding sequence ATGGAACAGATCTGGTGGAGATTCATGCGGGCTACCGTCAGCATTCCCTTACTCACTCTCTCACTCTCTCACTGTCTCACTAGCGAAGCCGGCCAGTTGCCGTCAGTCTTCCGCGGGGTGGTGGTGGCCGACAGCCCCGTTGGTGTTCGCGTGGTCAGCGTCGATGAGAACTCGCAAGCCGCGCTCGCCGACGTGCGGCCCGATGACATCATCGTGCGCGTCGACGACCAGGAGCTGCATTCGATTGACGACTTCGCGGCTGTGTCAACTCGGATGAAGGGCCGGACGACCAAGGCCGCGGTGCTGGTGTTTCGCAACGGCCAGCCGGTGATGCTGAGCCTCCACCTGTTCAGTTATCCGATCCTCAACGCCTGGGGGATTGACGTGCTTCCGGATCATGACATCCGGTTTGCCGAGCCGCGCGTGGGGTTTGAGTATTGGCAGCGGCTCGGCAACGGTTTTGAGGTCGCCGGCGACGCAGAGAAAGCCCTCTTCGCGTACGGCAACGCGCTGCACAATGTGCCAACGGATACGGCGACGGCCATCCGCATGAGCCAATTATTCTGCCAGGTCAGCGAGCGGCAGTTTCAGCGGCGCCGCCTGCGGGAAGCGACCGGATCGCTGCGGAACGCAGTCACCCTCATGCAAAAATTATTTGAAGCCGCCTTGTCCGATGAGCAGTTGGCCGCCATGCGCGATCAACTCCGCTCTGTCGTCGGCACGCTCAAGGGTCTTGAAATCTAG
- a CDS encoding VWA domain-containing protein, protein MNFSHLAISLALMGLVLWLSQKIPLAGARKAIAVGARLLAIAMVCAALWAFPRRWSHEAPRQILYLVDQSASIDPRQRAWIARRLASLEAIRPSRLSRAVMAFGRDTASVADWGTEALTDPSVIERLLRQASVGDDRTDLEGALLSALAASSTPGRTSLVLFSDGHETMGSTAMVVAALRGRGLSVFPVTVPVFNETKTVWDDLLVPPSVQRGGAIPVRLVIFNAAQTMKDGQAAIALQGITVKQQAMRLRSGWQVATVTVPAIQRGTMALTVHLRIPSDGVDEQRQAYTEIEGPPQLILVTEHPSAPSPLAAVLKQRQMDVSVMRPADLSADRLRNADAVLLDNLPKSALSPAQVDELRRSVELGGGLLMVGLGGDLAHEIATASPLDELLPVRFDPKGLREAKRRICVILLIDRSQSMFGPRIAATKRAAVALIKQLSPEDLVGMLAFDTKPYVVAEVQPAGGVTASLVDTLVKLRATGGTDVYPALAAAATRLEATGATIKHIILLSDGNTPFAELRQSYATMLQAFQKERITISTIGIGSAFINTDYLQYLSRSTGGRFYQMNSLEELPHLLARDTQQMLDRLPFAEGNFRPQRAPSSDWFAEVPEWPALRGYLTATAKPEARVDLTINGGEGDLSPEALAKGDDPLLARWMRGKGRVVSFLSDAHSRWSPEWVRWPGYEATWAHIARWAMRPRMSEELFTWVDDTGSAPHLVIEGALTDPKARLLAGDGSGEIPLPLVQHGAWRWQASLEQVPGGWHQLRLDSTIASPEAAAEQRQISVETKRWIRVGAPTAEGEITGQPPEERLLRSLSGGTHGVYNAPDRAFVPLTAPVTTTAPMFHWWLPLAIVALLVDIALRGGTML, encoded by the coding sequence ATGAACTTTTCTCATCTGGCGATCTCGCTCGCACTCATGGGATTGGTGCTGTGGCTCAGTCAGAAGATTCCGCTGGCGGGTGCCCGCAAAGCCATCGCCGTGGGCGCTCGGCTGCTCGCCATCGCCATGGTGTGCGCAGCGCTGTGGGCGTTTCCTCGCCGGTGGAGCCATGAGGCCCCCCGCCAGATCCTGTACCTGGTGGACCAATCCGCCAGCATCGATCCGCGCCAACGCGCGTGGATCGCCCGGCGGCTGGCGTCGCTGGAAGCGATCCGTCCCTCGCGGCTCTCCCGCGCCGTCATGGCGTTCGGCCGGGATACCGCCTCCGTCGCGGACTGGGGCACCGAGGCGCTGACCGATCCCTCAGTCATTGAGCGGCTGCTCCGCCAGGCCTCGGTGGGGGATGATCGCACCGATCTTGAGGGGGCCTTGCTGTCTGCGCTGGCAGCATCTAGCACGCCCGGGCGGACGAGCCTCGTGCTCTTCAGCGATGGGCACGAAACGATGGGGAGCACTGCGATGGTCGTGGCGGCACTCCGTGGGCGCGGCCTGAGCGTGTTTCCCGTGACGGTTCCGGTGTTCAATGAGACGAAGACGGTGTGGGATGATCTGCTCGTGCCGCCGAGCGTTCAGCGCGGGGGGGCGATCCCGGTGCGGCTGGTCATCTTCAATGCGGCGCAGACGATGAAAGACGGCCAGGCGGCGATCGCCCTGCAGGGTATCACCGTGAAACAGCAGGCGATGCGCCTGCGGAGCGGCTGGCAGGTGGCGACGGTGACCGTTCCGGCGATTCAGCGCGGCACCATGGCGCTGACCGTGCATCTGCGGATTCCATCCGATGGGGTGGACGAGCAGCGGCAGGCCTATACGGAAATCGAGGGGCCGCCGCAGCTCATCCTAGTCACCGAGCATCCCTCGGCGCCATCGCCGCTGGCCGCCGTCTTGAAGCAACGGCAGATGGATGTCAGCGTTATGCGCCCCGCGGATCTTTCGGCCGATCGGCTGCGCAACGCCGATGCGGTCCTCCTGGACAATCTGCCCAAGAGCGCACTGAGCCCGGCCCAAGTCGATGAGCTGCGGCGCTCTGTGGAGCTCGGCGGCGGGCTGCTGATGGTGGGCTTAGGCGGCGATCTCGCGCATGAAATCGCCACCGCCTCGCCCCTCGATGAGCTGCTGCCGGTGCGCTTTGATCCCAAAGGCCTGCGTGAAGCCAAGCGGCGCATCTGCGTCATCCTCTTGATCGACCGATCGCAATCCATGTTCGGCCCGCGCATCGCCGCCACGAAGCGCGCGGCGGTGGCCCTCATCAAGCAGCTCTCCCCGGAGGACCTCGTGGGGATGCTGGCGTTCGATACGAAACCGTATGTGGTGGCCGAGGTGCAGCCGGCCGGAGGGGTGACCGCGTCGCTCGTGGACACCTTGGTGAAGCTGCGCGCGACCGGCGGCACCGATGTGTACCCGGCGTTGGCTGCGGCGGCCACTCGCCTGGAGGCGACCGGGGCGACCATCAAGCACATCATTCTTCTCTCCGACGGCAACACGCCGTTTGCGGAGTTGCGGCAGTCCTACGCCACGATGCTGCAGGCGTTTCAGAAGGAGCGCATCACGATCAGCACCATCGGCATCGGCTCGGCGTTCATCAACACCGACTACTTGCAGTACCTCTCCCGCAGCACCGGTGGCAGGTTTTATCAGATGAATTCGCTGGAGGAGCTGCCGCATCTGCTCGCGCGGGATACCCAGCAGATGCTCGACCGCCTGCCGTTTGCCGAGGGGAATTTCCGTCCGCAGCGCGCGCCCTCCTCGGATTGGTTCGCCGAGGTTCCGGAGTGGCCGGCGCTGCGCGGCTATCTGACCGCGACGGCCAAGCCCGAGGCCCGCGTGGATCTGACGATCAACGGCGGCGAGGGGGACCTGTCCCCCGAAGCCTTGGCGAAGGGGGACGATCCGCTGCTGGCGCGATGGATGCGAGGCAAAGGGCGGGTGGTGTCGTTTCTGTCGGATGCGCACAGTCGCTGGTCGCCCGAGTGGGTCCGCTGGCCCGGCTATGAGGCGACATGGGCGCACATCGCGCGGTGGGCGATGCGGCCGCGGATGAGCGAGGAACTCTTCACGTGGGTTGATGATACCGGATCGGCGCCTCACCTGGTCATTGAAGGCGCGCTGACCGATCCTAAGGCGCGGTTGCTTGCCGGCGACGGCTCGGGCGAAATCCCTCTCCCCCTCGTTCAACATGGGGCTTGGCGCTGGCAGGCCTCCTTGGAGCAGGTGCCTGGAGGCTGGCATCAGCTGCGGCTTGATTCGACCATCGCCTCCCCTGAGGCGGCGGCGGAGCAGCGGCAGATTTCGGTGGAAACAAAGCGCTGGATCCGCGTCGGGGCGCCGACGGCCGAGGGCGAAATCACCGGCCAGCCACCCGAAGAACGCTTGCTGCGCTCGCTTTCCGGCGGAACCCACGGCGTCTACAATGCGCCGGATCGCGCCTTTGTCCCGCTGACCGCTCCGGTGACCACGACGGCGCCGATGTTCCACTGGTGGCTGCCGCTGGCGATTGTCGCGCTGCTCGTTGACATCGCCCTTCGCGGCGGAACAATGCTGTGA
- a CDS encoding BatA domain-containing protein, which produces MSFLSPLGFLGLLSVPVVLWLWRLAASRRRLQIPSLIPFEHLLRRAARRRTHLVVNPLFWMQLAGAILLALALARPALRHPGGRTVLAILDTSASMAARRSGSAAFDRARTALRRRLMERSAADEVMLVATAPLQPAVAHPRSDAATIHRALDEQRTAALGGNLASAVRLGSAMLPKPPDEIIVATDEPRPEGLPARVQWLGVGETLANVALAGVEARGPLCAADGAHLAATIHNFSSEPSTVTVRVLQGGAPLAQSSLRLEAGARRVEALSLPANAAGDIEVQLQAQPDALSLDNAAHLTIPQHATLPVVLRVASPELQRGLREWLTACAALQWSTEPPAADAPFVLITDREVMSGWQPSAVLRFDLSANAPRQSTPVHWLVANDHPLGAYVAPVDVVSVALNPAATADTSAVAVISAVRNGRKIPVVLADAPQGVRRVTLRFDPSISHDTTTAIVVVFNSLRWLMGDAAHATGLFNALESNLMDRTSTWRPLAEERPPSAAAQPTMLPLAPWLLLAVLALLVIEWWLYARRTSQRILDFRFSIADSSKAQSTIHHPPSEIHST; this is translated from the coding sequence ATGTCATTTCTTTCTCCTCTAGGTTTTCTCGGATTGCTCAGCGTGCCGGTGGTGCTCTGGTTGTGGCGGCTGGCGGCCAGCCGGCGGCGCCTTCAGATTCCCAGCCTGATCCCGTTTGAGCACCTGCTGCGCCGCGCTGCCCGTCGACGGACGCATCTGGTGGTCAACCCGCTTTTCTGGATGCAGCTCGCCGGCGCGATCCTCTTAGCCCTCGCCCTGGCTCGGCCAGCCCTTCGCCATCCAGGCGGACGCACCGTCCTGGCGATTCTCGATACATCGGCCAGCATGGCCGCGCGGCGCAGCGGCAGCGCTGCATTCGATCGCGCTCGCACCGCGCTTCGGCGGCGATTAATGGAGCGGTCTGCGGCTGATGAGGTGATGCTGGTGGCGACAGCGCCGCTGCAGCCGGCCGTGGCGCATCCGAGAAGCGATGCGGCCACGATCCATCGCGCCCTCGATGAGCAGCGCACAGCGGCCCTGGGCGGCAATTTGGCCTCCGCGGTGCGCCTGGGAAGCGCGATGCTGCCGAAGCCGCCTGATGAGATCATCGTCGCAACCGATGAGCCGCGGCCTGAAGGTTTGCCGGCCCGCGTGCAATGGCTCGGCGTGGGAGAAACACTGGCCAATGTCGCGCTGGCAGGTGTCGAAGCGCGGGGGCCGCTGTGCGCGGCGGACGGGGCGCACCTGGCGGCGACGATCCACAATTTTTCTTCCGAACCCTCAACGGTGACGGTGCGCGTCCTGCAGGGCGGCGCGCCATTGGCGCAATCCAGCCTTCGGCTGGAGGCCGGGGCGCGCCGCGTGGAAGCGCTGAGCCTGCCCGCGAACGCCGCCGGGGACATTGAGGTGCAACTGCAAGCCCAGCCCGATGCGCTCAGCCTCGATAATGCGGCGCATCTGACCATCCCGCAGCACGCGACCTTGCCCGTGGTCTTGCGCGTGGCCTCCCCGGAACTGCAGCGCGGCCTCAGGGAGTGGCTCACCGCATGCGCAGCGCTCCAATGGAGCACCGAACCGCCTGCGGCCGATGCGCCATTCGTCCTGATCACCGACCGCGAGGTGATGAGCGGTTGGCAACCGTCCGCCGTGCTGCGATTCGACCTCTCAGCCAACGCGCCACGTCAGTCCACTCCTGTGCATTGGCTGGTGGCCAATGACCATCCCCTGGGCGCGTATGTGGCGCCGGTCGATGTCGTGTCAGTGGCGTTGAATCCGGCAGCCACGGCCGACACCAGCGCTGTTGCCGTCATCTCCGCGGTGCGCAACGGCCGGAAAATTCCCGTGGTATTGGCCGATGCGCCCCAGGGGGTTCGCCGCGTGACCCTGCGCTTTGATCCCTCGATCAGCCACGACACCACGACGGCCATTGTCGTCGTGTTCAACAGCCTGCGGTGGCTGATGGGAGACGCCGCGCACGCCACAGGGCTCTTCAACGCGCTCGAGTCGAATCTGATGGACCGGACCTCGACATGGCGGCCGCTGGCTGAAGAGCGTCCGCCGTCGGCGGCGGCGCAGCCGACGATGCTTCCGCTGGCCCCATGGCTCTTGCTGGCCGTCTTAGCGCTGCTCGTGATCGAATGGTGGCTGTATGCGAGGCGAACATCACAACGAATTTTGGATTTTCGATTTTCGATTGCGGATTCCAGTAAAGCGCAATCCACCATCCACCATCCACCATCCGAAATACACAGCACATGA
- a CDS encoding glycosyltransferase encodes MIDGLRVSVIIPCLNEADGLRQMLPKMPRSVDEVVVVDNGSTDETAAVASAAGVRVAAETRPGYGEACRRGLREATGDVIVKLDGDGTYPLSAIEPLVQTLARRQLDFVNGSRFPLQQPRAMSWVSRVGNGVLTLLANWCFGLSLRDSLSGMWAIRASALKQLHLADSGIPFSHEIKVEAFAVANLRAEEIPIGYASRIGRSKLAPLRDGWGCVRLLLRKRWLRLTADEVTFASIWLAVLFWPLAPALKNLAVGIAVTSWVLGKLRTRSLRPPQLAVNVWFCVWFAAGVVSMWHSVALRASVQGLFKIAQAVLICWVAAETLNRPSRLRAVLSAVVLSAAIVSIDGLLQLAFGVDPLRGRAAGHAPGGLPRLTATFGHANDFGIFAASVFPLCVVAAITAGDAVRRWWRWLVVALLSCALVLSYSRPGVTAVAASLLVFCVVRRAWPLLAGLAAAGVLLLLLLPAPVRAWAASQPSWWDALIQPERPQIWAAAWRMFAAHPVIGVGVNTFIKNYDRYKLSWDPIHSAYAHNHYLHLAAELGAIGLIAFAGIIAQTGRAFRRLLRSSDRETALLAAALGCGVVAFLVVGVFESALYSSHTNLGFWLWLGSIHGLAANNQLPNSNHQTIPND; translated from the coding sequence ATGATTGATGGCCTGCGGGTGAGCGTGATTATTCCGTGCCTGAATGAGGCCGATGGCTTGCGGCAGATGCTGCCGAAGATGCCCCGCAGCGTCGATGAGGTGGTGGTTGTCGATAACGGCTCCACCGATGAGACCGCCGCCGTCGCCAGCGCTGCGGGCGTTCGGGTGGCGGCCGAGACGCGGCCCGGCTACGGGGAGGCCTGCCGCCGCGGGTTGCGGGAAGCGACGGGCGACGTCATCGTGAAGCTTGACGGCGACGGCACGTATCCGCTCTCCGCCATCGAGCCGCTGGTGCAGACGCTGGCCCGGCGGCAGCTGGATTTCGTCAACGGCTCGCGCTTCCCGCTGCAGCAGCCGCGGGCCATGTCGTGGGTCAGCCGCGTGGGCAATGGGGTCCTCACCCTGCTGGCGAATTGGTGCTTCGGCTTGTCGCTGCGCGATTCGCTCTCCGGCATGTGGGCGATCCGCGCCTCGGCGCTCAAGCAATTGCATCTCGCAGATTCCGGCATTCCGTTTTCGCACGAGATCAAAGTCGAAGCGTTCGCCGTGGCGAACCTGCGCGCGGAGGAAATCCCCATCGGCTATGCCTCCCGCATCGGGCGCAGCAAGCTCGCACCTCTGCGCGATGGGTGGGGCTGCGTGCGGCTGTTGCTGCGCAAGCGCTGGCTGCGCCTCACCGCTGATGAGGTGACGTTTGCCTCGATCTGGCTGGCCGTGCTGTTTTGGCCGCTCGCCCCTGCGCTGAAGAACCTTGCGGTGGGAATCGCCGTCACCTCCTGGGTGCTGGGCAAGCTGCGAACGCGCAGCCTGCGGCCTCCGCAGCTCGCGGTCAACGTATGGTTCTGCGTGTGGTTCGCGGCCGGGGTGGTGTCGATGTGGCATTCGGTGGCGCTTCGCGCGAGCGTGCAAGGACTCTTCAAAATCGCGCAAGCGGTCCTGATCTGTTGGGTGGCGGCCGAGACGCTCAACCGGCCGTCCCGCCTGCGCGCCGTGTTATCCGCCGTCGTGCTGTCCGCGGCGATCGTCTCCATCGATGGGCTGCTGCAACTCGCCTTCGGTGTTGATCCGCTGCGGGGCCGCGCGGCCGGCCATGCCCCGGGGGGCCTGCCGCGGCTGACCGCGACGTTCGGCCACGCGAATGATTTCGGCATCTTTGCGGCCAGCGTCTTTCCCCTCTGCGTGGTGGCGGCCATCACGGCGGGGGATGCGGTGCGTCGATGGTGGCGGTGGTTGGTCGTGGCTCTGCTATCGTGCGCGCTGGTGTTGAGCTACTCGCGTCCCGGGGTCACGGCGGTGGCCGCGAGCCTGCTGGTGTTCTGTGTCGTGCGGCGAGCCTGGCCTCTGTTAGCCGGACTGGCGGCGGCCGGAGTCCTTCTGCTGCTGTTGTTGCCGGCTCCTGTGCGCGCCTGGGCCGCGAGCCAACCGTCGTGGTGGGATGCGCTGATTCAGCCGGAGCGGCCGCAAATCTGGGCCGCCGCCTGGCGGATGTTCGCCGCGCATCCGGTCATCGGTGTGGGCGTCAACACGTTCATTAAGAATTATGACCGGTATAAGTTGTCCTGGGATCCCATCCATTCGGCGTACGCGCATAACCATTATCTGCATCTGGCTGCCGAATTAGGAGCGATCGGGTTGATCGCGTTTGCCGGCATCATCGCGCAGACAGGCCGGGCGTTTCGGCGGCTGCTCCGTTCGAGCGATCGAGAGACGGCGCTGCTGGCCGCCGCCTTAGGCTGCGGGGTGGTGGCGTTTCTGGTGGTCGGCGTGTTTGAATCAGCGCTCTATTCGTCGCACACCAATCTGGGCTTCTGGCTGTGGCTCGGTTCAATTCACGGATTAGCTGCCAATAACCAATTACCAAATTCCAATCACCAAACAATTCCCAATGACTGA
- a CDS encoding DUF58 domain-containing protein produces the protein MTIDWLTPAYINRLDTLELSIKSVRAGHRLGGRFTVSRRGSSIEFADYAPYYAGDDIRAIDWSLYARLEKLFVKTYKEEIALSVEILVDATPSMGLPTAEKFIRARHLAVSLGYIGISDGHYVRFSWIKPGPIASSPWFHQRAELSRMAGAADAAVLGGPVALAEWVRRAAISLRMHGGQAIVVTDGMVRPAEFFQALHLLAIRNLEVKVIQVISPQELHPAQLSRAGMVVDAETGDTHQLAYSTAELEQAVTGHNELLARFCKRHGIAFAQHRLDESLASFVTNVLPHRGFLE, from the coding sequence ATGACGATAGATTGGCTCACGCCAGCCTATATCAATCGGCTCGACACATTGGAGCTCTCCATCAAGTCCGTGCGGGCAGGGCACCGGCTCGGGGGGCGCTTCACCGTCAGCCGGCGCGGCTCCTCGATCGAATTTGCCGACTATGCGCCGTATTACGCCGGCGATGACATCCGCGCCATCGACTGGAGCCTCTACGCCCGCTTGGAAAAACTGTTCGTCAAAACGTATAAAGAGGAAATTGCCCTCTCGGTGGAGATTTTGGTGGATGCCACCCCGTCCATGGGGTTGCCGACCGCCGAGAAATTCATCCGCGCGCGCCACCTAGCGGTGAGCCTCGGCTACATCGGGATCAGCGACGGCCATTACGTGCGCTTCAGTTGGATCAAGCCTGGGCCAATCGCCTCGAGCCCCTGGTTCCATCAGCGGGCGGAGCTCTCGCGCATGGCGGGAGCCGCCGATGCGGCCGTCCTGGGAGGGCCGGTGGCGCTGGCCGAGTGGGTGCGCCGGGCGGCGATCAGTCTGCGCATGCACGGCGGGCAGGCCATCGTGGTCACCGACGGCATGGTGCGCCCGGCGGAATTTTTCCAAGCGCTGCACCTGCTGGCCATCCGCAATCTCGAGGTGAAAGTGATCCAGGTCATCAGCCCGCAAGAATTGCATCCCGCACAGCTCTCGCGCGCGGGCATGGTCGTCGACGCCGAAACCGGCGACACGCATCAGCTCGCGTACAGCACAGCCGAGCTTGAGCAGGCGGTCACTGGCCACAACGAATTGCTCGCGCGATTTTGCAAGCGGCACGGCATCGCCTTTGCGCAGCACCGGCTGGATGAATCTCTCGCCTCGTTTGTGACGAACGTGCTGCCACACCGAGGCTTTCTTGAATGA
- a CDS encoding MoxR family ATPase, with protein sequence MTTQKLAVQPEEFRETFAALREELSRVVVGQQEAVERLLIALFAGGHILLEGVPGLGKTLLAKSVAGVLGLSFKRIQCTPDLMPSDILGTQLVVERDGHKAFEFTKGPVFTHILLADEINRATPKTQSALLEAMEERQVSIAGATMKLEEPFFVMATQNPIEMEGTFPLPEAQLDRFLFKLFIGYPSSEDLSRILQQTTTAEIVSAKPVLPQAKAQEWIMNARRLVREVLVAREVEAYIVKLVTATRPNDEDAAHAANRWLRYGASPRGAQAILMGAKVSALMAGRVNVSFEDADAVALPALSHRVILSFEAEAEKRSALDILTELLSPTKRELVRK encoded by the coding sequence ATGACCACGCAGAAATTAGCGGTGCAGCCGGAGGAGTTTCGGGAGACGTTTGCCGCGTTGCGCGAGGAGCTCTCCCGCGTCGTCGTCGGCCAGCAGGAGGCGGTCGAGCGGTTGCTGATTGCGCTGTTTGCCGGCGGCCACATTCTGCTGGAAGGGGTGCCAGGGTTAGGCAAAACGCTGCTGGCCAAGTCGGTGGCCGGCGTGCTCGGCCTGTCGTTTAAGCGCATCCAGTGCACGCCGGATTTGATGCCCTCAGATATCCTCGGCACGCAATTGGTCGTTGAACGCGACGGGCATAAGGCGTTTGAGTTTACGAAAGGCCCGGTGTTCACGCACATCCTGCTCGCCGATGAAATCAACCGGGCCACACCCAAGACGCAGTCGGCACTCCTCGAGGCCATGGAAGAGCGGCAAGTGTCCATCGCCGGTGCCACGATGAAGCTGGAGGAGCCGTTTTTCGTCATGGCCACACAGAATCCCATTGAAATGGAAGGGACATTTCCGCTGCCCGAAGCACAGCTCGACCGTTTTCTCTTTAAACTGTTCATCGGCTACCCGTCGTCAGAGGATCTTTCGCGCATCCTGCAGCAGACGACCACGGCCGAGATCGTCTCGGCCAAACCGGTGCTGCCGCAGGCGAAGGCGCAGGAGTGGATCATGAACGCCCGCCGGCTGGTGCGCGAGGTCCTGGTGGCGCGCGAAGTGGAAGCGTACATCGTGAAGCTGGTCACCGCCACGCGGCCGAATGACGAGGATGCCGCCCACGCGGCGAATCGCTGGTTGCGGTATGGGGCTTCCCCGCGCGGCGCGCAGGCCATCCTCATGGGGGCCAAAGTCTCAGCACTCATGGCCGGCCGCGTCAACGTGAGCTTCGAGGATGCGGACGCGGTCGCCCTGCCAGCGCTCTCCCACCGCGTCATCCTCTCCTTCGAGGCCGAAGCCGAGAAGCGTTCAGCGCTGGACATCTTGACAGAACTCCTGTCGCCTACCAAACGAGAGTTAGTGAGAAAGTGA